The following are encoded together in the Thermococcus sibiricus MM 739 genome:
- a CDS encoding metallophosphoesterase family protein, whose protein sequence is MKLNLPSFLRRRGLPEALLETSEPKIMHISDTPDNIYPFILNLIEKSRPAYIIHTGDLVDNIKLERRPELKERYKKRVQKLLDILENSNATVYIVPGNEDDPKILRKFSKKAKIVKPRDIIDIEGIRLALAHEPYELKDNEPIDFALYGHNFKVIEKGLNGVLNINFILPYSKRVIKVKYPDGTNFERGYKVMRGL, encoded by the coding sequence ATGAAACTTAATTTACCGAGCTTTCTACGGAGGAGGGGACTCCCAGAGGCATTACTCGAAACTTCAGAACCAAAGATCATGCACATAAGTGATACACCGGATAACATATACCCATTCATTCTAAACTTAATAGAAAAGAGTAGACCAGCGTACATAATTCATACCGGAGATCTTGTAGATAATATAAAACTCGAAAGACGACCCGAACTTAAAGAGAGATATAAAAAGAGAGTTCAAAAACTTTTAGATATCCTAGAAAACTCTAATGCCACAGTATATATAGTGCCTGGAAATGAAGATGACCCAAAAATACTCAGAAAATTTTCTAAAAAGGCAAAAATAGTAAAGCCTAGGGATATCATAGACATAGAGGGAATTAGACTGGCTTTGGCTCACGAACCTTATGAATTAAAAGATAACGAACCCATTGATTTTGCATTATATGGTCATAACTTTAAAGTTATCGAGAAAGGCCTAAATGGAGTCCTAAACATTAATTTCATTCTCCCATACAGCAAACGTGTTATCAAGGTCAAATACCCAGATGGAACAAATTTTGAAAGAGGTTATAAAGTGATGAGGGGGTTATAA